In Macadamia integrifolia cultivar HAES 741 chromosome 12, SCU_Mint_v3, whole genome shotgun sequence, the following are encoded in one genomic region:
- the LOC122057145 gene encoding E3 ubiquitin-protein ligase RNF13-like, translating into MDVVSDFLSKLHTITFCLICIFIVEVSLFNQSLSHFTWRRFRRRATSAAASTTLLGLIDAQSPAIRYYDNGSGDELKECAVCLMKLEDGDEMRVLQCNHDFHKECLDQWLEKEQLTCPLCRRHVLPEKVVFEHKQLRSEVEFAREGAHLAYFMLYGIHGRALH; encoded by the coding sequence atggATGTAGTTTCAGATTTCTTATCTAAGCTCCACACCATAACCTTCTGCTTGATCTGCATCTTCATAGTCGAAGTATCCCTCTTCAACCAATCCCTCTCACACTTTACCTGGCGGCGCTTCCGTAGACGCGCAACCAGCGCCGCCGCAAGCACCACCTTATTGGGTCTGATCGATGCCCAGAGTCCAGCGATTCGTTACTACGACAACGGCAGCGGCGACGAGTTGAAGGAATGCGCGGTGTGTTTGATGAAATTAGAAGATGGAGATGAGATGAGAGTTCTGCAATGCAACCATGACTTCCATAAAGAGTGTTTGGATCAGTGGCTGGAGAAGGAACAGTTGACGTGTCCGCTGTGCAGGAGGCATGTTTTGCCTGAGAAGGTGGTGTTCGAACACAAGCAATTGAGGAGCGAAGTTGAGTTTGCTAGGGAAGGAGCGCACCTTGCTTATTTTATGCTTTATGGTATACATGGCCGTGCCTTACATTAA